A genomic stretch from Candidatus Nitrotoga arctica includes:
- a CDS encoding DUF1328 domain-containing protein — protein sequence MLHYTVVFLVIALVAALLGFTGIAAGASEIAKILFFIFLILFVISLIMGLMRRK from the coding sequence ATGCTGCACTATACTGTTGTGTTTTTAGTTATAGCACTGGTCGCTGCTCTACTCGGCTTTACTGGTATTGCAGCCGGTGCGAGTGAGATTGCCAAGATTCTGTTCTTCATCTTTCTTATCTTGTTTGTCATCTCACTTATAATGGGACTGATGCGCCGCAAATGA
- a CDS encoding BON domain-containing protein — translation MTQFKRFSTFFLTALLVFFVGCAATSKQEGTGEYIDDSVLTTKVKAAVFNEPSLKSTEINVETFKGVVQLSGFVNSQADINKAADVARDVKGVKSVKNDMRVK, via the coding sequence ATGACACAATTTAAACGTTTTTCCACTTTTTTTCTGACTGCTTTGTTGGTGTTTTTTGTGGGCTGCGCAGCTACATCAAAACAAGAAGGGACAGGAGAATATATTGACGATAGCGTCCTGACCACCAAGGTCAAGGCGGCAGTTTTCAATGAGCCCTCCCTGAAATCCACTGAAATCAACGTTGAAACCTTCAAGGGCGTAGTACAACTGAGTGGTTTCGTGAATTCCCAAGCTGATATCAACAAGGCGGCCGATGTTGCACGCGACGTCAAAGGTGTGAAATCGGTAAAAAATGATATGCGGGTCAAATAA